TTAACACACCAGTGGCGATTAAGCTCAAGCGCCAATTGGAAGCGGCGGGCGCCAAGGTCATTATGATTCGAGAATACAAGCCGGTGCATATTTCTTTGGCCCAAAGAGCCATGGTGGCCAATGATAATAACGCTGACGCCTATGTTGAAATCCATGGCGATGCCGCTCCCGGCAATCCGAATGCCCTTGGCATAGGGGTTTATTACTTTGATGGCAACATACGGCTTACCAGCGCAGCTCAAAAAGATATGCGGGCAGAATTCGCAAGTGCTATGCAGAAAGGCATGGAGGGGGCTACCGGCACCAGGACCTACACCCGAAAGGCTAATTATGCTGTTTTACGTGAAAATGAAGTGCCTTCCGTTTTAATTGAATGCGGCTTTTTAACCACCCCTTCAGATGAGAAGCGATTGGCGACGGATGCCTATCAAACCAAGCTTGCTCAAGGTATGTATGATGGCTTGGTCAAGTACTTTTCGTATTAATCCTGGATGGACCAGGTTGACACTGTTTTTGAAAGGGTCTAAGATGAAATGAGCAAGACTGAATCATGAGAAGGTGACTTATGGAAAATAAAATGACAGTGCGGGCGGCGACGGCGTCTGATGGCCCTTTAATGCGTGACTACATGCTGAAATTAGGGCGGTATCAAAAGATGGAAGAGCACATTACAGCTGAGCCTGACCAATTGGCCGGCTTGGTGGCTTCCGGTCAAGCACGCGCCTTTTTTGCGGTACGGGATGGCCAAACCGTCGGCTTTTTATTTTGCTACACGGTTTGTTCAGCCTTTATCGGGGCGTCCGGTTATTACATCGATGCCTTGTACATTGATGAGGGGCATCGTGGCGAAGGCATCGGACGTGCGCTGATGTCACGCA
This portion of the Peptococcus niger genome encodes:
- a CDS encoding GNAT family N-acetyltransferase, producing MENKMTVRAATASDGPLMRDYMLKLGRYQKMEEHITAEPDQLAGLVASGQARAFFAVRDGQTVGFLFCYTVCSAFIGASGYYIDALYIDEGHRGEGIGRALMSRIAQECVAAGYGRLEWGCLDWNEPALAFYRKLGADLVQEMRIYRIHDEKIRKLALT